Genomic DNA from Leptospira broomii serovar Hurstbridge str. 5399:
TACTCGTTACACCGGAACCACGGCTATAGCGCCTACAACTGCGGTCCGTTCGATTCAATTTCAGCAGATCACTAGCAATAAATTCATAAGAATTGCCTTGCTTGTAGACGTGTCAGAGGGCGCGGAATACACTGTGAGGTTCCCGTCTGGAGTCCCCGGCGGACAAAGCGCTTACAATAGTTTCGCCTGAATTTAGGAGGATTGAAAAAGCGTCTTTGCTCGATCATATCCGAGATTGATCAACTTCTGAATAGACTCTTGTCGAGTATCTAAAATGGAGAAGAATCCGGATTCTTTTCCCGGCTCTATTAATATCGTGTCGGAGTCAAGTTTATCCAGACCGCTCCTCTCCCGATCGTTCAACAATATATCGATCGTCCTAATTAAATATCTAAAATAATTAGCGTTTGCCGGTAAAATCGGATCTAAAACTTTACTACAACTTACGACAACGAACGAATTCGCTTTTGAATTAGAGACATCATTTTTTGCTAACTCTAAAGGAACGTTTTCCGTCAGTCCTCCATCTCCATATAGATAATCTTTAATTTGAACCGGAGGAAAAATACTTTGAACCGCCGAAGAAGCTTCAAGAACTCTCTTAAATTCGGGCAAGTTTTCTTTCGATAAAATGTACGATTCCTTGGTGCCGAGAGACATATTCGTCATGATAGCACCGAAGCGGATCCCGCTTTTTAATATCTTGGATGGATCCGTATACTTTTCGATTAATTTATATAGCGGAGCCGGATTTAACGCGGCGCGTTTCCAGTAGGATTGAAATATTCCCAGAGGCCATTGCTTAAAAAATGAGTTATTTTCTGAAAACGATCCCCATAACGCTTCAAGGCCTTCGTAATTATCCTGAGAAAGTAATGCGGAATTCAATGCTCCTGCCGACGTCCCGTAACAGCCGACAATATGCGCATTATTTTCTTTCATCCATCGAATAACGCCGACTTCAAAAGCCGCCAATGCACCTCCACCTCCTAAAACGAGAGCGATTTTCTTTCCTTTGATATTCATTGTGTCCTTCCTCGTTAAAACGTTTCGGGGATATGGTTTTTTATAGATCCTGGATTACCGGTCGATCTAAATGAATCCAGTTTTGATAATCGTATTTCGCCGTTGTAGAATTCAACATGGACTTCTGCATAAATAACGAAAAATATGTCGGAAATAAAAAAATCGACAATAATAGTTCAACTAACGAAAAAAGGTGAAATTACATTTTAACGCTTAAGCGAATGTAATTCCATATTCCGAAAAACATCGCTAACTGAAATGCGGTTTATCATCTATACGAAAATTATTTTCTTGATGAAAATTAAATCCCTATCCGTCGTTTATGTTAGTTTGCGTCAAGACTTTCAACGGGCTAATCAAAATCCCATAATTGTGTAGTAACGAGAAAGCAAGTTCGTTATGAAGAAACTTATTGAACGCGTACAGCAATTATTATTTTGTTAGAATTTCACTGGACTAAGCCGTCTACCGTTGCTTGATCTAATACGCAATAATAGTAAAACGATTGTGTAGCTTTTACCGAGTGGATAAAACCGAAAAATTCCTTCCAAAGCGCTCCGTCCCAAGTACTATCTATTACGCTGCAACCGGCACTTGCAGCATTTACCTCTTCTGACGGAGTCGATTTAGCATGAATATCAATGCCGAACCACCCGGTCTGGAAAACACTAGGTTTTTCTTCCTTCCAGGAAACCCAGGGCGATTGATCAGAATGCTCTTTGTATCTTTGAACCGTCACTTGTGAGTCTTGATTCAGCGCAGGATGCCCTCGGTGAATACCGATTTTATATTTATAGAGGCCTTCTTTTAATCGAGCGGTTCCTAACGGATTCATTGCCATACGTAACCAAGTCAATCCGGGATCTAAAGTAGCATTGTACGAATGGCATTCCAGTTGACTCGTCTTTCTTAGCAGAATCAGTGAGTCGTTATAAACGTTAATTTTGTCGTCATTCTTTGTTAAAAGGTTATTTGGAAGAGTATAACCTCGAATTCCAAAAATAACGAATTTATTATCGAGATCGATGATCGGTTTTCCGGATTGATCGTGATAGGTGCGGCTTTCATATTCGATTAGTTTGCTAGCCAAATCCGGCAAGTTCATCTTTTTCTCGTCTCCATTTAATTGATAAAGATCGAATAGTCGTCTTAAAGAATTTCGCGGCTCAGTTAAAATAAAAAACCGATCGGTAATGTATTTAACTGGTGCGCGCAGTAGAATTTAATCCTAACTGCTAAACGATAACAAACATATATCCGTATTTGACCCCGGATCGCCCGATTTTTCTAGTTTGCGGCGAAAAGGCCACATTTTTTTATTATTTTCTAAGAATTTAAACGGAAGGAAATTCTAAGAATGAAAATAAAGAAACGCGTGAGAAAAGTTTTAGTCCTGATGAATTGCTTCCGAGAAAATCGAATTCATAACCCGTAACCCTTAGGAAAAAGTCTATAACTAGAAGTTTTGAATGAAATACTTTTGCTCTTAGGACAGCTTAATTCCAGATTCAAATATTCGCATGATACGCCGCGTGACAAAGGTGAAAATCTCTTGATCGCTCCAGAAAGGAAGATGCACTGCCTACACTGCCACTCTTTTATATAAAACTCCACCGATAAGAACGACCAAAAGCGACGCGATAAATAAGACTCCGAAATCTACTAATACTCCGAAGTTTGAGGGGAAGTCCAGCATTAACGAACGAAGCGCGTCTATCACGTACGTGAGGGGATTTACATGGGAGACAACCTTAAGCCAATCGGGCATGATTTCGATCGGGTAGATAGCGTTGCTCGCAAAGAATAGCGGCATAGTCAACAATTGACCTATTCCCATGAACCTTTCCCGAGTCTTAACTAAGCAAGCGATGATTAAGGAAAAAGTGGAAAAGAATATAGAGCCAAGAAAGACGAATAGTAAGACGCCTAAGATCTTAAAAATGTCCCAATGAATCGATACTCCTAAGATTAACGCTAAAAGGTAGATAATGACTACGATCGGGAGCGTACGGAATCCGGCTGAGATCGCTTTTCCCAAAACCATGGCGGTTCTCGGAGTCGGAGTGCTAAGCATCTTTTGGATGAGCCCGAGATCTCTCTCCCAAATTATTGCGATACCCGAAAAAATCGAAACGAACAAAACGCTCTGGGCGAGAATTCCAGGAGTCATAAAAGAAAGATAATCCGTTCGATTTGCTAAAAATGGCATTTTTGCAAAAACTTGACCGAAAATCAACAACCAAAGAGCAGGCTGAACGGATCTTGTTATGATCTCCGACGGATCATGTATAATTTTTCTTATTTCCAGCTCGCTAATAATTAATGTTTTATTAATAAAGTTAATCATTATTAATCAACCTAGCCTTCTCGCAGTTTTTCGTTCCAAGTTAACCGAATGAAAATTTCCGTCGGACTCGTTTAGATCTTCGCGGGCATAGTGTATAAAGACTTCCTCCAATGATTTGTCGGAACCTCCGACGGATTCTTTCAGTTGGGCTGGCGAGCCGATTGCGGCCAACTTTCCCCTAGACATTAGCGCGATTTTCGTGCAAATCTTCTCGGCTTCGTCCATCAAATGGGTCGTCATTACGATGGTAGTGGCGTATTTCTTCCGGAGCGCTAATATATGTTCCCAGACAACGTTTCTCCCGATCGGATCCAATCCGACGATCGGCTCGTCAAGGAACAACAATTTAGGCCGATGAATTGTTGCCTGTGCAATTTCCAATCTTCGGACCATCCCACCTGAATACTTTTGGATTAGAACGTCTCCAAAGGAATCTAAGCCCATAAAATGGAGCGCATCCTTAACTCTTTCTTTCTGTTCCTTTCGGGGAAGATCGTAGAGCTTAGCGAATAGCATCAAATTCTCATAGCCTGTTAAATTCCCATCCACCGAAACCATCTGAGGCACATATCCGATTATTCTACGGATTTGATCTGTTTGGGTTTTAAGATTAAAACCTCCTATAAATGCCTCGCCCGAACTTGGCGGAAGAAGAGTGGTCAACATTTTAATCGTTGTAGTCTTCCCTGCCCCATTCGGGCCAATCAGGGCGAAAATTTCCCCCTCCTCGACCATTAGGTTAAGCGAACTGACGACCGTTAATTTACCGAAGGATTTGCTTAGATCGTGTAATTCTAAAATATTCATTGCATACTCGTTAAAAGGACAGTTTCCGTATGCTGATTTAGAATAGAAATCGATCGACCAATAATTCTTGGAAAAGTTCTGATAATTATCATTTCATCCATTTCGTTTAACCAAACGCTTGAAAGGAATTTAGATTTATCCTGGAGGCGATAATTTCTACAGATCGGAATTGGAAATGAGCCGACAAAAAAGGATTTCCTCTTTTCTTGAGAATGTATCGAACACGCGTCCGTCACGATATACTAATATTATCGAATACGATTCTCCGAATGCAGTCGTAACAACCCGCAATTCCTATCTAAAAATTAAAAGTCTTCGGTTTGGCTCCTTTATTCTTTTTGTGAAAAGCTTTTTCTGTATAATGCCGGAGACATACCGGTCACTTTTACGAATTGAGAGTTAAAGGTAGACTTGGAATTAAAACCTACTTCAAAACCGATCTCCAGCACCGACGTACTAGGATTGGCGATTAAAAGCCTACAGGCTTCTTTAACTCTATAATGGTTTATTAATTCGTAAAAACTCATTTTATGAATTTCGTTCAAATAACGAGAAGTTTGATGAAGCGTTAATCCTAAACCGGCTGCTAAATCTGTTAAGCGAAGTTCGTTGTCTCGATAGAATTTTTGCCTCTCTAATATTTCCTTAAGCCTCTCGTCGGCTTGCTGAATATCTTTCGGAAGAAGGTTGGTATTTTGGTATTTGGCGGTTTGAATGGCAAGACTGATTTCTTCAAAAAAACTAGGATTTCTCTCCTTCAAAACGAACGTCATAAGAACGATTAGGCTTATGCAAGAGGTTCCGATTTCAAATAAAAGAAAATTCTTTAAAAAGAAAGCCGGGCCAATCATGCTGTTAGCAACCACCGGTAAGAGGAGAATAATCCAAACCAATTTCAGCTCGTAAATCTCATATCGACGGCTTATCTTATGATAGATATGTAGGCAAAATAGAGAATAGATTGAGACTTGAATGCAGGCGATAAGCGTCCCGAAATGTATTAGATCCCAATGAAATTGAATGGCGCTCTGCCGAACTAGATTTCGTAATTCGATCGGATCCTTTTGAAAATAGAAAATTTCGAAGATAGCGAAGAAAAAGGGAAGAGAAAAATGAACGCCGTATTTGGTTAAAAAATTCCGGAAACCTACGATTTCGTCCAAGGAATTTTGGAGACGAGAACTCCCGTAAAGATAAAGCAAGGGGCCGACAAGAGTTATACTAGTGTGAAGGAATAGGAATAAATACGGATTTTCTATCTGCCATGAATCGGAATACCAACCGTAACGAATGAGAATTGATCCGGTCAGAAACATCACTAAAACTAACAATTTGCTCGAAGAATTTCGCTTAACGATTTCGAGGAAGGCATAGAGAAATGAAATTCCCGCTCCGAAGTAAATCATCGTTTTTAAGCTATAGTGAACGAATTCCATACCGTTGTTCTTTTCTATGAATTCTCAGAAATCTTTCCTTTTCCATACCTTTTTTGCCGTTCTTAAAACGGCATAAACCGAAAATCCTTCTCGAACTTTAAAATCGAATGCCCGAATTTAAAAAGTGAAAAGGAAACCGGAGCGATGGAAATGTCCGATCCGATAGGATAGAACGCCCTAACCTATAAGAGCGGTCGATGTATTTTTTTTTGATGGTATTCTCCGAAGTATGAATCAGCAGCAGACGCACCCACTGGCAGTTTTACAGCTCAAAGGAACCCAAGAGGAAATGGGCCGACAGTTCGGCGAAATCATGAACGTTATAGGTCAGTTCGAACCGATCTTCGATTTCTATCCGGCCATTGCTCAAAATTTGCTCTTAGGCAGTATGCCTAGGAGAAGTCGGAATGCCTTGGCGAAGGGAGTCACCTCGTTTTTCATAAAAGTACTGCAAGGCAAAATGAGGAAACATAGACCCTCAGAATTCTCTAAACGGACCCTTGCAGCATTGGCGGCAGCCGGGCAATCTTCCCGAATTGAAAGAGAACTATTTACCATGGACGCGTTTCAAAATTCCGTGGGTCTCTTGGGGAAAATTCAAATTCTTCCCGAACTAGGTCATATCACCGGTTGGGGAAACGCACAGTTGGTTCCTGCGTGTACGAGTGTTGCTGTTTGGGGGGACCAGAGCCGGGATGGAAATTTATACCATGCGCGAAACTTCGATTTTCCGGGAGTCGATGTTTGGGATCTAAGACCGATCATCGTATTTTGCACACCGAAAAACGGTTTGCGCTACGGTTATATCGCATGTCGAGGCGCGGATGTTCCGGGTATCACCGCGTTCAACGAAGCCGGTTTAACGATTGCGTTTCATACTCGATTCCATAGAAAAATCGGTTTCGGGGGATTAGGGGTAATCGACTTCGGTCATAAAATTATTTCAGAGGCCAAAACGATAGACGACGCTGCAAGAATAGCAAGATCCCATAAAATCAATTCAACTTGGGGAGCAATAGTTACGAATTATTCGGAAAAAGGACCTAAGGCCGCCGTGATAGAAACTAACTATGAAGACGTGGATATCACTTATTCCAATCTAGGAGCCGAGAGTTTTGTGAATACGAATCACTACCTAAGCTCGAAATTACAACACGGAGAATTGCTGGCGGCTCCCGTTTTTTACCATCACAGTCAAAGTAGATATATTCGCGCACAACAACTATTGGACGAGCAAAGGACAAAAGGTACAAGCATAATCGATCTACAGAATTTGTTAAACGACTCAATCGATCCGACGAGCGGCGCTCAAAGGGTAATGGGTTCGACTATTAGACAAATTACTTCGGTAAAATCGGTTATCATGAGTCCGGAGGCAAAAAAAATCCATATTTCGGTGGGAGCCGCTCCGACCGGCAGCGGCCCATATCTTGAAATTCCGATCAGTTGGGACTCCCCCGGTCATAAAATTATCGATCTCCCTCAAAAAGTACAATCTAAGAACGGTAAATCCGACAGTTCGGAACAAGCAATTGCAGTGAAACATTATAAAAATGCAATGTTACTGAATGACAAGGCGACTTTCTCAGACCTGGACAAAGTAATCGGGGAACTCCAATTGGCAGGTCGATACTCGGTAAATGATCCTTCTCTCTTGTTTTTGGAGGCGTTACTGCATTTGGAAAAAGATCAGTTTAGACAAGGTGCGCAACTTTTGGAAGAAGCAGCCGAATTGGAATCGTCTACTTTTCGTAAACGGCAGGCGGAGCTTTGGCTTGCAAGGACCTATTCAGCTTCGGGGAAAGAAAAGCGGTCGGAGCATTTCTATCGTAAGATTCAGAAAGGAAACGACTCGACTGAGAATTTCGTCTGGAAAAAAAAGGCCTTCACCGACAATGGAAGCTACTCCGCACGAAAGCTTAGAAAAGTTTCTCCTAATTTTCTTTTAGTGGATGCCAACGAACTTTGATCAAAGCTATAAGCCCTGCGGAGATGGAATTTTAACAAACCAAATCGGCATTAACTTATTATCCGAAGTTGGAATGAGTTCCATATGGGTATTTCTTCGCGAGAAGCATTAATATATTATGGAATTAAAAATTGACCGTAATGGAGAATAACGAGTATGTATCACTATTATGCAAGTGTTCGCAAAGCAACTGCGACTAAAGGAAGAAAGAACAGATGAATCAATCTCCGTTTCAAGGTAAGAAAATCTTTATCGCAGGCGGATCCGCCGGGATTGGAAAAGGACTTGCGAAGTCGTTTGCAAAGTTAGGGGCAAGTGTTATGATCGGCGCTAGAGGAGAATCGGCGCTATTGAAAACGCTCGAGGAATTGAAAGATTCCGGCAGCTCGTCTGCAATTTTCGGACATGTGGTTGTAGACGTTTCTGATTCTGTTAAAGTCGGTATCGCGGCTAAGAAGGTACTAGATACGCTAGGCGGACTCGACATTTTAATTTGCAATACCGGTTACGCCCAGGCCGGAACGGTTGAAAATTTGGACGAAAACGTATTTCGCCAACTAATGGACGTAAATTTTTTCGGACACGTTAATTTAGCAAAAGCGTTTCAAGCCCATTTCTCAGCCCAGCGCTCGGGTGACATCGTGTTCGTTTCTTCTATGCTCGCGATTCTATCAGTTTACGGGTATTCAGCCTACTCTGCAAGTAAATTTGCGATCGTAGGTTTTGCACAGGCTTTTAGACAAGAAATGCTGCTACATAACGTTCGAGTAAAACTTTTCTTACCTCCTACTACTGACACTCCCGGTCTGTCGAAGGAGAATGAAGATAAACCTTTGCTATGTAAAGAGATTGAAATGGGTTCCGCATTGAATGCCACTCATTCTGTGGATACTGTAGCTAAAGCTCTGATCGACTGGTTACCGACCAGGAAATTTTTCGGGTATGCTACTTGGGACTCTTGGCTTCAATATTTTCTGGCGAGACATTTTCCGGAGTTGACTCTCAAGATTGCGGATGGAGAGTTACGGTCCGCCCAATTGCGTCTTTCAAAAAAATAACCGGGTCTACATAGAATCTTTGATATAGTAATTTTCAGGGAAATCTGCGAATCTCCGAGTTATAACTAATTAAGCAAAATCGACTTGTGAAAAGGGCATATACTTTTCGAATTTTAAAACTTCGATTGAATATTTGCTCAGCTACAAAACACCGACGAAAGCGAATCGTTATAGGCAATGCCGGTAATGATCCGCTCCCTCGACTGATTCCCAGCTAAGAATACTGCATGGATTA
This window encodes:
- a CDS encoding patatin-like phospholipase family protein, whose protein sequence is MNIKGKKIALVLGGGGALAAFEVGVIRWMKENNAHIVGCYGTSAGALNSALLSQDNYEGLEALWGSFSENNSFFKQWPLGIFQSYWKRAALNPAPLYKLIEKYTDPSKILKSGIRFGAIMTNMSLGTKESYILSKENLPEFKRVLEASSAVQSIFPPVQIKDYLYGDGGLTENVPLELAKNDVSNSKANSFVVVSCSKVLDPILPANANYFRYLIRTIDILLNDRERSGLDKLDSDTILIEPGKESGFFSILDTRQESIQKLINLGYDRAKTLFQSS
- a CDS encoding ABC transporter permease, which translates into the protein MINFINKTLIISELEIRKIIHDPSEIITRSVQPALWLLIFGQVFAKMPFLANRTDYLSFMTPGILAQSVLFVSIFSGIAIIWERDLGLIQKMLSTPTPRTAMVLGKAISAGFRTLPIVVIIYLLALILGVSIHWDIFKILGVLLFVFLGSIFFSTFSLIIACLVKTRERFMGIGQLLTMPLFFASNAIYPIEIMPDWLKVVSHVNPLTYVIDALRSLMLDFPSNFGVLVDFGVLFIASLLVVLIGGVLYKRVAV
- a CDS encoding ABC transporter ATP-binding protein, which produces MNILELHDLSKSFGKLTVVSSLNLMVEEGEIFALIGPNGAGKTTTIKMLTTLLPPSSGEAFIGGFNLKTQTDQIRRIIGYVPQMVSVDGNLTGYENLMLFAKLYDLPRKEQKERVKDALHFMGLDSFGDVLIQKYSGGMVRRLEIAQATIHRPKLLFLDEPIVGLDPIGRNVVWEHILALRKKYATTIVMTTHLMDEAEKICTKIALMSRGKLAAIGSPAQLKESVGGSDKSLEEVFIHYAREDLNESDGNFHSVNLERKTARRLG
- a CDS encoding helix-turn-helix domain-containing protein — encoded protein: MEFVHYSLKTMIYFGAGISFLYAFLEIVKRNSSSKLLVLVMFLTGSILIRYGWYSDSWQIENPYLFLFLHTSITLVGPLLYLYGSSRLQNSLDEIVGFRNFLTKYGVHFSLPFFFAIFEIFYFQKDPIELRNLVRQSAIQFHWDLIHFGTLIACIQVSIYSLFCLHIYHKISRRYEIYELKLVWIILLLPVVANSMIGPAFFLKNFLLFEIGTSCISLIVLMTFVLKERNPSFFEEISLAIQTAKYQNTNLLPKDIQQADERLKEILERQKFYRDNELRLTDLAAGLGLTLHQTSRYLNEIHKMSFYELINHYRVKEACRLLIANPSTSVLEIGFEVGFNSKSTFNSQFVKVTGMSPALYRKSFSQKE
- a CDS encoding C45 family autoproteolytic acyltransferase/hydolase yields the protein MNQQQTHPLAVLQLKGTQEEMGRQFGEIMNVIGQFEPIFDFYPAIAQNLLLGSMPRRSRNALAKGVTSFFIKVLQGKMRKHRPSEFSKRTLAALAAAGQSSRIERELFTMDAFQNSVGLLGKIQILPELGHITGWGNAQLVPACTSVAVWGDQSRDGNLYHARNFDFPGVDVWDLRPIIVFCTPKNGLRYGYIACRGADVPGITAFNEAGLTIAFHTRFHRKIGFGGLGVIDFGHKIISEAKTIDDAARIARSHKINSTWGAIVTNYSEKGPKAAVIETNYEDVDITYSNLGAESFVNTNHYLSSKLQHGELLAAPVFYHHSQSRYIRAQQLLDEQRTKGTSIIDLQNLLNDSIDPTSGAQRVMGSTIRQITSVKSVIMSPEAKKIHISVGAAPTGSGPYLEIPISWDSPGHKIIDLPQKVQSKNGKSDSSEQAIAVKHYKNAMLLNDKATFSDLDKVIGELQLAGRYSVNDPSLLFLEALLHLEKDQFRQGAQLLEEAAELESSTFRKRQAELWLARTYSASGKEKRSEHFYRKIQKGNDSTENFVWKKKAFTDNGSYSARKLRKVSPNFLLVDANEL
- a CDS encoding SDR family NAD(P)-dependent oxidoreductase — translated: MNQSPFQGKKIFIAGGSAGIGKGLAKSFAKLGASVMIGARGESALLKTLEELKDSGSSSAIFGHVVVDVSDSVKVGIAAKKVLDTLGGLDILICNTGYAQAGTVENLDENVFRQLMDVNFFGHVNLAKAFQAHFSAQRSGDIVFVSSMLAILSVYGYSAYSASKFAIVGFAQAFRQEMLLHNVRVKLFLPPTTDTPGLSKENEDKPLLCKEIEMGSALNATHSVDTVAKALIDWLPTRKFFGYATWDSWLQYFLARHFPELTLKIADGELRSAQLRLSKK